From the Serratia nematodiphila DZ0503SBS1 genome, one window contains:
- the nth gene encoding endonuclease III, whose amino-acid sequence MNKQKRLEILTRLRDNNPHPTTELVYTTPFELLIAVLLSAQATDVSVNKATARLYPVANTPAAMLALGVDGVKEYIKTIGLFNSKAENVIKTCRMLLELHGGEVPEDRAALEALPGVGRKTANVVLNTAFGWATIAVDTHIFRVCNRTHFAPGKNVDQVEEKLLKVVPAEFKVDCHHWLILHGRYTCIARKPRCGSCIIEDLCEYKEKVYPES is encoded by the coding sequence ATGAACAAGCAGAAGCGACTGGAAATTCTGACCCGGCTGCGCGACAACAACCCGCACCCGACCACCGAGCTGGTGTACACCACCCCGTTTGAACTGCTGATTGCCGTGCTGCTGTCTGCGCAGGCCACCGACGTGAGCGTCAACAAGGCGACCGCCAGACTTTACCCGGTCGCCAACACCCCCGCCGCCATGCTGGCGCTGGGGGTTGATGGCGTCAAGGAGTACATCAAGACCATCGGCCTGTTCAACAGCAAGGCCGAAAACGTGATCAAAACCTGCCGTATGCTGCTGGAGCTGCACGGCGGCGAAGTGCCGGAAGATCGCGCCGCGCTGGAAGCGCTGCCGGGCGTCGGCCGCAAGACCGCCAACGTGGTGCTCAATACCGCCTTCGGCTGGGCGACCATCGCCGTGGACACCCACATCTTCCGGGTGTGCAACCGCACCCACTTCGCGCCGGGCAAGAACGTCGATCAGGTGGAAGAGAAGCTGTTGAAGGTGGTGCCCGCCGAATTCAAGGTCGATTGCCACCACTGGCTGATCCTGCACGGGCGCTACACCTGCATCGCGCGCAAACCGCGCTGCGGCTCCTGCATCATCGAGGACCTATGCGAGTATAAAGAGAAGGTTTATCCAGAATCCTGA